In Panulirus ornatus isolate Po-2019 chromosome 30, ASM3632096v1, whole genome shotgun sequence, a single genomic region encodes these proteins:
- the LOC139758350 gene encoding von Willebrand factor-like isoform X4 has protein sequence MEIFLGLDIKHISNTMGWVLHYLVLTFVHLALGSISYDTSPSVHATCCYGDAHYDHGDVILTLPKICLQLVCNNGKVERHYFDKPGDENCCEFDGQLYPEGEELTAQCVPMVCYNSCWTPVGTIDDCCNHCCLHDDPHIYTFDGYQYDWHGICNYSVAQSDLTYYPDVAVYSDFVACYGRASCLAHTTFKNDPHTVITLFNGAVFDLIVNGESFHVKPGKVQTVKSSAGCHPVLVWRTLVDHPDGYCTMLLGSSRLVLQHCPHRLDIWAHPSHTGDLDGLCGHFNFYVDDDFTNRNGEVHNLNYWPLAFPSSWRTDTQSDYSCKAPCYDCHHETTTNPCNVTSYEWERYKTMCQDSLGPIIGDNEQLNTHINTCAFDVCMILGYGEDQKAVQFWLLELQKNLRVSTDIIKKTKKFKKTEHNQYRSP, from the exons ATGGAAATATTTTTGGGTCTTGATATCAAA CATATCTCTAACACCATGGGTTGGGTTCTTCATTATCTCGTTCTCACATTCGTTCATCTTGCTCTTG GATCAATATCGTACGACACTTCGCCTTCTGTGCATGCAACTTGCTGTTACGGCGATGCCCATTACGATCATGGCGACGTAATTCTCACCCTACCGAAAATCTGCCTTCAACTCGTCTGCAACAATGGGAAGGTCGAACGCCATTACTTTGATAAACCAGGCGATGAGAATT GCTGCGAATTTGACGGGCAGCTATATCCAGAGGGAGAGGAGCTAACTGCCCAATGCGTTCCTATGGTCTGTTACAACAGCTGTTGGACCCCAGTGGGTACCATTGATGACTGCT GTAACCACTGTTGCCTACATGACGACCCTCACATATACACCTTTGACGGTTACCAATACGACTGGCACGGCATTTGCAACTACTCCGTCGCCCAGAGCGACCTGACTTACTACCCTGATGTTGCTGTTTATAGCGACTTCGTCGCCTGCTACGGCCGCGCTTCTTGCCTCGCTCACACCACCTTCAAGAACGACCCTCACACTGTCATAACGCTCTTCAACGGAGCGGTCTTTGAC CTTATTGTGAATGGCGAATCGTTCCACGTGAAGCCTGGCAAAGTTCAAACTGTGAAATCCTCCGCCGGGTGCCATCCTGTGTTGGTCTGGCGTACTCTCGTTGATCATCCTGATGGTTATTGTACCATGCTTCTGGGCTCCTCCAGACTAGTA CTCCAACACTGTCCTCATCGTCTGGATATTTGGGCCCATCCAAGCCACACTGGTGACCTGGATGGTCTCTGCGGACATTTCAACTTCTACGTGGACGATGACTTTACGAATAGAAACGGTGAAGTACACAACTTGAACTACTGGCCTCTGGCTTTCCCATCTTCCTGGAGA ACGGATACGCAAAGCGACTATTCCTGCAAAGCACCTTGTTACGACTGTCACCACGAAACTACG ACCAACCCATGTAACGTAACATCATACGAGTGGGAAAGGTACAAGACCATGTGCCAAGATTCTCTGGGTCCAATCATTGGAGACAATGAACAACTGAATACCCACATTA ATACCTGTGCTTTCGATGTATGTATGATCTTGGGTTACGGGGAAGACCAGAAGGCTGTCCAGTTTTGGCTCCTGGAACTCCAGAAGAACCTCAGAGTATCTACAGATATAATAAAGAAGACCAAAA
- the LOC139758350 gene encoding von Willebrand factor-like isoform X2, giving the protein MTVTCLGEGFVECGDATSLLYTGVHISNTMGWVLHYLVLTFVHLALGSISYDTSPSVHATCCYGDAHYDHGDVILTLPKICLQLVCNNGKVERHYFDKPGDENCCEFDGQLYPEGEELTAQCVPMVCYNSCWTPVGTIDDCCNHCCLHDDPHIYTFDGYQYDWHGICNYSVAQSDLTYYPDVAVYSDFVACYGRASCLAHTTFKNDPHTVITLFNGAVFDLIVNGESFHVKPGKVQTVKSSAGCHPVLVWRTLVDHPDGYCTMLLGSSRLVLQHCPHRLDIWAHPSHTGDLDGLCGHFNFYVDDDFTNRNGEVHNLNYWPLAFPSSWRTDTQSDYSCKAPCYDCHHETTTNPCNVTSYEWERYKTMCQDSLGPIIGDNEQLNTHINTCAFDVCMILGYGEDQKAVQFWLLELQKNLRVSTDIIKKTKKFKKTEHNQYRSP; this is encoded by the exons ATGACTGTCACCTGTTTGGGTGAAGGGTTTGTAGAGTGTGGTGACGCTACAAGTCTGTTGTATACGGGTGTG CATATCTCTAACACCATGGGTTGGGTTCTTCATTATCTCGTTCTCACATTCGTTCATCTTGCTCTTG GATCAATATCGTACGACACTTCGCCTTCTGTGCATGCAACTTGCTGTTACGGCGATGCCCATTACGATCATGGCGACGTAATTCTCACCCTACCGAAAATCTGCCTTCAACTCGTCTGCAACAATGGGAAGGTCGAACGCCATTACTTTGATAAACCAGGCGATGAGAATT GCTGCGAATTTGACGGGCAGCTATATCCAGAGGGAGAGGAGCTAACTGCCCAATGCGTTCCTATGGTCTGTTACAACAGCTGTTGGACCCCAGTGGGTACCATTGATGACTGCT GTAACCACTGTTGCCTACATGACGACCCTCACATATACACCTTTGACGGTTACCAATACGACTGGCACGGCATTTGCAACTACTCCGTCGCCCAGAGCGACCTGACTTACTACCCTGATGTTGCTGTTTATAGCGACTTCGTCGCCTGCTACGGCCGCGCTTCTTGCCTCGCTCACACCACCTTCAAGAACGACCCTCACACTGTCATAACGCTCTTCAACGGAGCGGTCTTTGAC CTTATTGTGAATGGCGAATCGTTCCACGTGAAGCCTGGCAAAGTTCAAACTGTGAAATCCTCCGCCGGGTGCCATCCTGTGTTGGTCTGGCGTACTCTCGTTGATCATCCTGATGGTTATTGTACCATGCTTCTGGGCTCCTCCAGACTAGTA CTCCAACACTGTCCTCATCGTCTGGATATTTGGGCCCATCCAAGCCACACTGGTGACCTGGATGGTCTCTGCGGACATTTCAACTTCTACGTGGACGATGACTTTACGAATAGAAACGGTGAAGTACACAACTTGAACTACTGGCCTCTGGCTTTCCCATCTTCCTGGAGA ACGGATACGCAAAGCGACTATTCCTGCAAAGCACCTTGTTACGACTGTCACCACGAAACTACG ACCAACCCATGTAACGTAACATCATACGAGTGGGAAAGGTACAAGACCATGTGCCAAGATTCTCTGGGTCCAATCATTGGAGACAATGAACAACTGAATACCCACATTA ATACCTGTGCTTTCGATGTATGTATGATCTTGGGTTACGGGGAAGACCAGAAGGCTGTCCAGTTTTGGCTCCTGGAACTCCAGAAGAACCTCAGAGTATCTACAGATATAATAAAGAAGACCAAAA
- the LOC139758350 gene encoding von Willebrand factor-like isoform X3 yields MIYKVMYFLCSLDSSCFDRGHISNTMGWVLHYLVLTFVHLALGSISYDTSPSVHATCCYGDAHYDHGDVILTLPKICLQLVCNNGKVERHYFDKPGDENCCEFDGQLYPEGEELTAQCVPMVCYNSCWTPVGTIDDCCNHCCLHDDPHIYTFDGYQYDWHGICNYSVAQSDLTYYPDVAVYSDFVACYGRASCLAHTTFKNDPHTVITLFNGAVFDLIVNGESFHVKPGKVQTVKSSAGCHPVLVWRTLVDHPDGYCTMLLGSSRLVLQHCPHRLDIWAHPSHTGDLDGLCGHFNFYVDDDFTNRNGEVHNLNYWPLAFPSSWRTDTQSDYSCKAPCYDCHHETTTNPCNVTSYEWERYKTMCQDSLGPIIGDNEQLNTHINTCAFDVCMILGYGEDQKAVQFWLLELQKNLRVSTDIIKKTKKFKKTEHNQYRSP; encoded by the exons ATGATTTATAAAGTGATGTACTTTTTATGTTCTCTTGACAGTTCGTGTTTTGATCGCGGG CATATCTCTAACACCATGGGTTGGGTTCTTCATTATCTCGTTCTCACATTCGTTCATCTTGCTCTTG GATCAATATCGTACGACACTTCGCCTTCTGTGCATGCAACTTGCTGTTACGGCGATGCCCATTACGATCATGGCGACGTAATTCTCACCCTACCGAAAATCTGCCTTCAACTCGTCTGCAACAATGGGAAGGTCGAACGCCATTACTTTGATAAACCAGGCGATGAGAATT GCTGCGAATTTGACGGGCAGCTATATCCAGAGGGAGAGGAGCTAACTGCCCAATGCGTTCCTATGGTCTGTTACAACAGCTGTTGGACCCCAGTGGGTACCATTGATGACTGCT GTAACCACTGTTGCCTACATGACGACCCTCACATATACACCTTTGACGGTTACCAATACGACTGGCACGGCATTTGCAACTACTCCGTCGCCCAGAGCGACCTGACTTACTACCCTGATGTTGCTGTTTATAGCGACTTCGTCGCCTGCTACGGCCGCGCTTCTTGCCTCGCTCACACCACCTTCAAGAACGACCCTCACACTGTCATAACGCTCTTCAACGGAGCGGTCTTTGAC CTTATTGTGAATGGCGAATCGTTCCACGTGAAGCCTGGCAAAGTTCAAACTGTGAAATCCTCCGCCGGGTGCCATCCTGTGTTGGTCTGGCGTACTCTCGTTGATCATCCTGATGGTTATTGTACCATGCTTCTGGGCTCCTCCAGACTAGTA CTCCAACACTGTCCTCATCGTCTGGATATTTGGGCCCATCCAAGCCACACTGGTGACCTGGATGGTCTCTGCGGACATTTCAACTTCTACGTGGACGATGACTTTACGAATAGAAACGGTGAAGTACACAACTTGAACTACTGGCCTCTGGCTTTCCCATCTTCCTGGAGA ACGGATACGCAAAGCGACTATTCCTGCAAAGCACCTTGTTACGACTGTCACCACGAAACTACG ACCAACCCATGTAACGTAACATCATACGAGTGGGAAAGGTACAAGACCATGTGCCAAGATTCTCTGGGTCCAATCATTGGAGACAATGAACAACTGAATACCCACATTA ATACCTGTGCTTTCGATGTATGTATGATCTTGGGTTACGGGGAAGACCAGAAGGCTGTCCAGTTTTGGCTCCTGGAACTCCAGAAGAACCTCAGAGTATCTACAGATATAATAAAGAAGACCAAAA
- the LOC139758350 gene encoding von Willebrand factor-like isoform X1 yields the protein MYKPDTEEAHPTIWINVKLISLQLSRHISNTMGWVLHYLVLTFVHLALGSISYDTSPSVHATCCYGDAHYDHGDVILTLPKICLQLVCNNGKVERHYFDKPGDENCCEFDGQLYPEGEELTAQCVPMVCYNSCWTPVGTIDDCCNHCCLHDDPHIYTFDGYQYDWHGICNYSVAQSDLTYYPDVAVYSDFVACYGRASCLAHTTFKNDPHTVITLFNGAVFDLIVNGESFHVKPGKVQTVKSSAGCHPVLVWRTLVDHPDGYCTMLLGSSRLVLQHCPHRLDIWAHPSHTGDLDGLCGHFNFYVDDDFTNRNGEVHNLNYWPLAFPSSWRTDTQSDYSCKAPCYDCHHETTTNPCNVTSYEWERYKTMCQDSLGPIIGDNEQLNTHINTCAFDVCMILGYGEDQKAVQFWLLELQKNLRVSTDIIKKTKKFKKTEHNQYRSP from the exons atgtataaaccTGACACTGAGGAAGCTCATCCCACAATCTGGATCAACGTTAAGCTAATCTCATTACAGCTCAGCAGG CATATCTCTAACACCATGGGTTGGGTTCTTCATTATCTCGTTCTCACATTCGTTCATCTTGCTCTTG GATCAATATCGTACGACACTTCGCCTTCTGTGCATGCAACTTGCTGTTACGGCGATGCCCATTACGATCATGGCGACGTAATTCTCACCCTACCGAAAATCTGCCTTCAACTCGTCTGCAACAATGGGAAGGTCGAACGCCATTACTTTGATAAACCAGGCGATGAGAATT GCTGCGAATTTGACGGGCAGCTATATCCAGAGGGAGAGGAGCTAACTGCCCAATGCGTTCCTATGGTCTGTTACAACAGCTGTTGGACCCCAGTGGGTACCATTGATGACTGCT GTAACCACTGTTGCCTACATGACGACCCTCACATATACACCTTTGACGGTTACCAATACGACTGGCACGGCATTTGCAACTACTCCGTCGCCCAGAGCGACCTGACTTACTACCCTGATGTTGCTGTTTATAGCGACTTCGTCGCCTGCTACGGCCGCGCTTCTTGCCTCGCTCACACCACCTTCAAGAACGACCCTCACACTGTCATAACGCTCTTCAACGGAGCGGTCTTTGAC CTTATTGTGAATGGCGAATCGTTCCACGTGAAGCCTGGCAAAGTTCAAACTGTGAAATCCTCCGCCGGGTGCCATCCTGTGTTGGTCTGGCGTACTCTCGTTGATCATCCTGATGGTTATTGTACCATGCTTCTGGGCTCCTCCAGACTAGTA CTCCAACACTGTCCTCATCGTCTGGATATTTGGGCCCATCCAAGCCACACTGGTGACCTGGATGGTCTCTGCGGACATTTCAACTTCTACGTGGACGATGACTTTACGAATAGAAACGGTGAAGTACACAACTTGAACTACTGGCCTCTGGCTTTCCCATCTTCCTGGAGA ACGGATACGCAAAGCGACTATTCCTGCAAAGCACCTTGTTACGACTGTCACCACGAAACTACG ACCAACCCATGTAACGTAACATCATACGAGTGGGAAAGGTACAAGACCATGTGCCAAGATTCTCTGGGTCCAATCATTGGAGACAATGAACAACTGAATACCCACATTA ATACCTGTGCTTTCGATGTATGTATGATCTTGGGTTACGGGGAAGACCAGAAGGCTGTCCAGTTTTGGCTCCTGGAACTCCAGAAGAACCTCAGAGTATCTACAGATATAATAAAGAAGACCAAAA